Proteins from a single region of Pseudomonas phenolilytica:
- a CDS encoding amino acid aminotransferase, with amino-acid sequence MSLFSAVEMAPRDPILGLNEAFNADTRQNKVNLGVGVYYNEEGRIPLLRAVAEAEQARIAAHAPRGYLPIEGIAAYDSAVQKLLFGNDSALLAEGRVVTAQALGGTGALKVGADFLKRLLPDATVAISNPSWENHRALFESAGFLVQNYRYYDAATHGIDRDGLLADLQSLPARSIVVLHACCHNPTGVDLTLEDWKQILDVLQARGHIPFLDIAYQGFGDSIEEDAAAVRLFAASGMTFFVSSSFSKSFSLYGERVGALSMVTQNREESARVLSQVKRVIRTNYSNPPTHGATIVASVLNSPELRAMWEAELAEMRERIREMRLGMVKQLAAKGAKIDFSFVAAQRGMFSYSGLTAEQVERLRADFGVYAISTGRICAAALNRNNLDIVTDAIVQVL; translated from the coding sequence ATGAGTTTGTTCTCTGCTGTCGAAATGGCGCCGCGTGATCCCATCCTCGGCCTCAATGAAGCCTTCAATGCCGACACGCGGCAGAACAAGGTCAACCTCGGTGTCGGTGTCTATTACAACGAAGAAGGCCGCATTCCGCTGCTGCGCGCCGTCGCCGAGGCCGAACAGGCACGCATCGCCGCACATGCACCGCGTGGTTATCTGCCAATCGAAGGCATTGCCGCCTATGACTCGGCAGTACAGAAACTGCTGTTCGGCAACGATTCGGCACTCCTCGCCGAGGGTCGCGTGGTCACGGCCCAAGCCCTGGGCGGCACCGGCGCACTGAAGGTCGGCGCCGACTTCCTCAAGCGACTGCTGCCCGACGCCACCGTGGCGATCAGCAATCCGAGCTGGGAAAACCATCGCGCACTGTTCGAATCCGCTGGTTTCCTGGTGCAGAACTACCGTTACTACGACGCCGCCACCCACGGTATCGACCGTGACGGCCTGCTCGCCGACCTGCAGAGCCTGCCGGCGCGTTCCATCGTGGTGCTGCACGCCTGCTGCCACAACCCGACCGGCGTCGATCTCACGCTGGAGGACTGGAAACAGATTCTCGACGTGCTTCAGGCGCGCGGACACATCCCGTTCCTCGACATCGCCTATCAGGGCTTCGGCGACAGCATCGAGGAAGATGCCGCGGCCGTGCGCCTGTTCGCCGCCTCGGGCATGACCTTCTTCGTGTCCAGCTCGTTCTCCAAATCCTTCTCGCTGTATGGCGAGCGGGTCGGTGCGCTGTCGATGGTCACCCAGAACCGCGAGGAGTCGGCGCGTGTGCTGTCGCAGGTCAAGCGTGTGATCCGCACCAATTACTCCAACCCGCCAACCCACGGCGCAACCATCGTCGCCTCGGTGCTCAACAGTCCGGAGCTGCGCGCCATGTGGGAAGCCGAGCTGGCCGAGATGCGCGAGCGTATCCGCGAGATGCGCCTCGGCATGGTCAAGCAATTGGCCGCCAAGGGCGCGAAGATCGACTTCAGTTTCGTCGCCGCCCAGCGCGGGATGTTCTCCTATTCGGGACTCACGGCGGAGCAGGTCGAACGCCTGCGCGCCGACTTCGGCGTCTACGCCATCAGCACCGGCCGCATCTGCGCGGCCGCACTGAACCGCAACAATCTGGATATCGTCACCGACGCTATCGTTCAGGTTCTGTGA
- a CDS encoding VanZ family protein yields MSYLRVLPFLIVLAVVLASGLRPEPVPQFFDQQDKLHHLLGFAALAFTLRLAFARLSFLWGFGFAVAAALLIELAQSLLPHRMASRWDMLANVLGVLLGWGCSLLVQGWLRLRAEQPLTE; encoded by the coding sequence ATGTCGTATTTGCGTGTGTTGCCTTTTTTGATTGTGCTGGCGGTGGTGTTGGCAAGTGGGTTGCGACCGGAACCGGTGCCGCAGTTCTTTGACCAGCAGGACAAGCTGCATCACCTGCTCGGGTTTGCCGCGCTGGCCTTCACACTGCGCCTGGCGTTTGCCCGGCTTTCGTTTCTGTGGGGCTTCGGTTTCGCAGTCGCCGCGGCGTTGCTGATCGAGTTGGCGCAGAGCCTGCTTCCGCATCGCATGGCGTCACGCTGGGACATGCTGGCCAACGTGCTGGGCGTGCTGCTGGGGTGGGGGTGCTCGTTGCTGGTACAGGGCTGGTTGCGCCTGCGCGCTGAGCAGCCGCTCACGGAATGA
- a CDS encoding FKBP-type peptidyl-prolyl cis-trans isomerase, whose product MRHHRLASAVALVGLVLAGCDSQTSVKLETPAQKASYGIGLNMGKSLAQEGMDDLDSQAVAQGIEDAIGKQEQKLTDEQLMEAFAFLQKRSEERMAEMNAKAVESGKKFLEENAKREGVKTTESGLQYEVIKAAEGAQPTADDIVTVHYEGSLTDGTVFDSSIKRGSPIDLPVGGVIPGWVEGLQLMHVGEKYKLYIPSELAYGEQSPSPLIPANSVLVFELELLGIKGDDAAPAAEETPAGAADAATKE is encoded by the coding sequence CTGAGACATCATCGTTTGGCATCAGCGGTCGCCCTGGTTGGCCTGGTATTGGCCGGCTGCGACTCGCAGACCAGTGTCAAGCTGGAAACTCCTGCGCAGAAGGCGTCCTACGGGATCGGCCTGAATATGGGCAAGAGCCTGGCGCAGGAGGGGATGGATGATCTCGACTCGCAGGCAGTGGCGCAGGGCATCGAAGATGCGATCGGCAAGCAGGAGCAGAAGCTGACCGACGAGCAGCTGATGGAGGCGTTTGCCTTCCTGCAGAAGCGTTCGGAAGAGCGCATGGCTGAAATGAACGCCAAGGCAGTCGAGTCCGGTAAGAAATTCCTCGAGGAAAACGCCAAGCGCGAAGGCGTGAAGACCACCGAGTCCGGCTTGCAGTACGAAGTGATCAAGGCTGCCGAGGGTGCGCAGCCGACGGCCGACGACATCGTCACCGTGCATTACGAGGGCAGCCTGACCGACGGCACTGTGTTCGATAGCTCGATCAAGCGTGGCAGCCCGATCGATCTGCCGGTCGGCGGCGTGATTCCGGGTTGGGTCGAAGGTCTGCAGCTGATGCACGTGGGCGAGAAGTACAAGCTCTACATCCCGAGCGAGCTGGCCTACGGCGAGCAGAGCCCGAGCCCGCTGATTCCGGCCAACTCGGTGCTGGTCTTCGAGCTGGAACTGCTCGGGATCAAGGGTGACGACGCGGCGCCGGCGGCCGAAGAAACTCCCGCTGGTGCGGCGGATGCTGCCACCAAAGAGTGA
- the rdgC gene encoding recombination-associated protein RdgC, translated as MWFRNLLVYRLTQNVPFDPETLETALAAKPARPCASQELSTYGFVAPFGKGEDAPLVHASQGFLLIATRKEERILPGSVVKDALKEKIDEIEAEQMRKVYKKERDQIKDEIIQAFLPRAFIRKSGTFAAIDAERGLILVNSASPKKAEDLLSTLREAIGSLPVRPLTVKIAPSATLTEWVKAQKAADDFFVLDECELRDTHEDGGTVRCKRQDLTSDEIQQHLEAGKQVTQLALAWQDKLSFVLDDKTVIKRLRFEELLQDQAEQDGGDDALAQQDASFLLMMMTFREFLPALFEALGGEEIPQGI; from the coding sequence ATGTGGTTTCGCAACCTGCTCGTCTACCGTCTCACCCAGAATGTTCCTTTCGATCCCGAGACACTCGAAACCGCACTCGCCGCCAAGCCTGCCCGCCCCTGCGCCAGCCAGGAACTGAGTACCTATGGCTTCGTCGCGCCGTTCGGCAAGGGCGAGGATGCCCCGCTGGTGCATGCCAGCCAGGGTTTCCTGCTGATCGCCACGCGCAAGGAGGAACGCATCCTGCCGGGCAGCGTGGTCAAGGACGCGCTGAAGGAGAAGATCGACGAAATCGAGGCCGAGCAGATGCGCAAGGTCTACAAGAAGGAGCGCGACCAGATAAAGGACGAGATCATCCAGGCCTTCCTGCCGCGCGCCTTCATCCGCAAGTCCGGCACCTTCGCGGCGATCGACGCCGAGCGCGGCTTGATTCTGGTGAACTCCGCGAGCCCGAAGAAGGCCGAGGACCTGCTGTCGACCCTGCGCGAAGCCATCGGCTCACTGCCGGTGCGACCGCTGACGGTGAAGATCGCGCCCAGCGCCACGCTTACCGAATGGGTCAAAGCGCAGAAGGCGGCCGATGACTTCTTCGTGCTCGACGAATGCGAGCTGCGCGATACCCACGAGGACGGCGGCACGGTGCGCTGCAAGCGTCAGGACCTCACCAGCGACGAGATCCAGCAGCATCTGGAGGCCGGCAAGCAGGTAACCCAGCTGGCGCTGGCCTGGCAGGACAAGCTGTCCTTCGTGCTCGACGACAAGACGGTGATCAAACGCCTGCGCTTCGAGGAACTGCTGCAGGATCAGGCCGAACAGGATGGCGGCGACGACGCCCTGGCCCAGCAGGACGCCAGCTTCCTGCTGATGATGATGACCTTCCGCGAGTTCCTCCCGGCACTGTTCGAGGCACTCGGCGGCGAAGAGATTCCGCAGGGCATCTGA
- a CDS encoding MFS transporter: protein MSMHSQFTLLGKRRFLPFFLTQLLGAFNDNVFKQALVLAILFRLAGGADKSLLVNLCALLFILPFFLFSALGGQFGEKFEKAWLIRRIKFAEIPIMLAGACGLLLGNLPLLLLVLFCMGTQSALFGPVKYSILPQQLDDDELVGGNALVEMGTFLAILGGTLCAGLLMANEHYVALVSFSVVALALAGYLASLGIPRTAAALPQLKLDWNVLRQSWRVMRLGLGQQRAVSHAMLGNSWFWFLGATYLTQIPAFAKELLHGDESVVTLILTLFSVGIALGSLLCERLSRHHVELGLVPFGALGLSLCGLLLWWHAAAFPAVAGTQDWLTLLDEPLAWLILADILGLGMFGGLYIVPLYALIQSRSVAHERSRVVAANNILNALFMVASALVAIVLLVLLQLTIPQLFLVVSLLSLAVTGALFLSVPEFIERFLLWLLGTRRGGALALRLRVRRG, encoded by the coding sequence ATGAGCATGCATTCGCAATTTACCCTGCTCGGCAAGCGGCGTTTCCTGCCGTTCTTCCTGACGCAGCTGCTCGGTGCGTTCAACGACAACGTGTTCAAGCAGGCGCTGGTTCTGGCGATTCTGTTCCGCCTCGCCGGCGGCGCGGACAAGAGCCTGCTGGTCAATCTCTGCGCGTTGCTGTTCATCCTGCCGTTCTTTCTGTTCTCCGCGCTGGGCGGGCAGTTCGGCGAGAAGTTCGAGAAGGCCTGGCTGATTCGCCGCATCAAGTTCGCCGAGATTCCGATCATGCTCGCCGGCGCCTGCGGCCTGCTGCTGGGCAATCTGCCGTTGCTGCTGCTGGTGCTGTTCTGCATGGGCACGCAGTCGGCGCTGTTCGGTCCGGTGAAGTACTCGATCCTGCCGCAGCAGCTCGATGACGACGAGCTGGTGGGCGGCAACGCCCTGGTGGAGATGGGTACCTTTCTGGCGATTCTCGGCGGCACGCTCTGCGCCGGGCTGCTGATGGCCAACGAGCATTACGTCGCTCTGGTGTCGTTCAGTGTGGTGGCCCTGGCGCTGGCGGGCTATCTCGCCAGCCTCGGCATTCCGCGGACCGCGGCGGCGCTGCCGCAGTTGAAGCTCGACTGGAACGTGCTGCGCCAGTCATGGCGGGTGATGCGTCTGGGGCTCGGCCAGCAGCGCGCGGTTTCGCACGCCATGCTCGGCAATTCCTGGTTCTGGTTCCTCGGCGCGACCTATCTGACGCAGATTCCGGCGTTCGCCAAGGAGCTGCTGCACGGTGACGAAAGCGTGGTGACGCTGATCCTCACGCTGTTTTCGGTGGGCATCGCGCTGGGTTCGCTGTTGTGCGAGCGGCTGTCGCGGCATCACGTCGAGCTTGGCCTGGTGCCCTTCGGCGCGCTGGGTCTGAGCCTGTGCGGATTATTGCTGTGGTGGCACGCGGCGGCGTTTCCGGCGGTCGCTGGCACGCAGGATTGGCTGACGCTGTTGGACGAGCCGCTGGCCTGGCTGATCCTGGCGGACATTCTCGGGCTGGGCATGTTCGGCGGGCTGTACATCGTGCCGCTGTATGCGCTGATCCAGTCGCGCAGCGTGGCTCACGAGCGCTCTCGGGTGGTGGCGGCGAACAACATCCTCAATGCGCTGTTCATGGTCGCGTCGGCGCTGGTGGCCATCGTGCTGCTGGTGCTGTTGCAACTGACGATTCCGCAGCTGTTTCTCGTCGTTTCGCTGCTGAGCCTCGCGGTGACCGGCGCGCTGTTCCTGTCGGTGCCGGAATTCATCGAGCGGTTTCTGCTTTGGCTGCTGGGCACGCGCCGGGGTGGCGCGTTGGCGCTGCGCTTGCGTGTGCGTCGGGGCTAG
- a CDS encoding AzlD domain-containing protein, whose protein sequence is MNTWLLIFGMLAITFLTRYAFFAWPNLRFPRLVEQGLHYVPVAVLTAIVVPGMLLPEGEWALHWRNAYLLAGVLAIAVAVLTRNLLATIAGGLLCFFLLRWAFGQLTL, encoded by the coding sequence ATGAATACCTGGCTGCTCATCTTCGGCATGCTCGCCATCACCTTCCTGACGCGCTATGCCTTCTTCGCCTGGCCGAACCTGCGTTTCCCACGGCTGGTGGAGCAGGGGCTGCACTATGTGCCGGTGGCGGTGCTGACGGCCATCGTCGTGCCCGGCATGCTGCTGCCCGAAGGCGAGTGGGCGTTGCACTGGCGCAACGCCTACCTGCTGGCCGGCGTGCTGGCGATCGCGGTTGCGGTGCTGACGCGCAACCTGCTGGCGACCATCGCCGGCGGGCTACTGTGCTTCTTCCTGCTGCGCTGGGCTTTCGGCCAGCTGACCCTGTGA
- a CDS encoding AzlC family ABC transporter permease, translating into MSRSQEFLHGCRDILPLVLGAIPFGIIFGTLSIAAGLSFWQTLGMSALVFAGSAQFIAVTLISGGVGAAVVLLTTFVVNLRHALYSAALQPFVRHLSGRWRAPLAFLLTDEAFAVVQQRYARDDASPHKHWFFLGAALTMFINWQLSTLVGVLFGQAVPDVASWGLDFAMIATFIGIAVPMMTTRPQVASAVCAGIVALLTWELPYKLGLIAAALAGIVVGVWLEQRAEAAARARGEL; encoded by the coding sequence ATGTCGCGTTCGCAAGAGTTCCTCCACGGTTGTCGCGATATCCTGCCGCTGGTGCTCGGTGCGATCCCCTTCGGCATCATCTTCGGCACCCTGTCCATCGCCGCGGGCCTGTCGTTCTGGCAGACGCTCGGCATGTCGGCGCTGGTGTTCGCCGGCTCGGCACAGTTCATCGCCGTGACCCTGATCAGCGGCGGCGTGGGCGCGGCGGTGGTGTTGCTGACCACCTTCGTGGTCAACCTACGCCATGCACTCTACAGCGCGGCACTGCAGCCGTTCGTACGCCACCTGTCGGGCCGCTGGCGCGCGCCGCTGGCCTTCCTGCTGACCGATGAGGCGTTCGCCGTGGTGCAGCAGCGCTATGCCCGCGACGATGCCTCGCCGCACAAGCACTGGTTCTTCCTCGGCGCGGCGCTGACGATGTTCATCAACTGGCAGCTGTCGACCCTGGTCGGCGTGCTGTTCGGCCAGGCGGTGCCGGATGTGGCGAGCTGGGGGCTGGATTTCGCGATGATCGCTACCTTCATCGGCATCGCTGTGCCGATGATGACCACCCGCCCGCAAGTGGCCTCGGCAGTGTGCGCCGGCATCGTCGCGCTGCTGACCTGGGAGCTGCCGTACAAGCTCGGCCTGATCGCCGCCGCGCTGGCGGGCATCGTCGTCGGCGTCTGGCTGGAGCAGCGCGCCGAAGCGGCCGCGCGTGCTCGGGGGGAACTATGA
- a CDS encoding GNAT family N-acetyltransferase yields the protein MFTPRPLMLQRGALRLEPMVEADIPQLVSLAEANRDELIYMNGPLRPDWYRLALAEQREERAVVFTVRLAERIVGTTRFADFMPSLPAAELGWTWLDRAEHGSGLNASVKALLLRHAFEDWQLVRLQLKTAARNLRSQRAIEKLGAQREGLLRNHRRLADGRLDDTVLYSITDQEWPALKAQMTAG from the coding sequence ATGTTCACGCCGCGTCCGCTCATGCTCCAACGCGGAGCCTTGCGCCTGGAGCCGATGGTTGAAGCCGACATCCCACAGCTGGTGTCGCTGGCCGAAGCGAATCGCGACGAGCTGATTTACATGAACGGGCCGTTGCGCCCGGATTGGTATCGCCTCGCGCTGGCCGAGCAGCGCGAGGAGCGCGCCGTGGTGTTCACCGTGCGGCTGGCCGAACGCATTGTCGGCACCACCCGCTTCGCCGACTTCATGCCCAGCCTGCCGGCCGCCGAACTCGGCTGGACCTGGCTCGACCGTGCCGAGCACGGTAGCGGCCTGAATGCTTCGGTCAAGGCGCTGCTGCTGCGTCACGCGTTCGAGGACTGGCAGCTGGTACGCCTGCAACTGAAGACGGCCGCGCGCAACCTGCGCTCGCAGCGTGCCATCGAGAAGCTCGGCGCGCAGCGCGAAGGGCTGCTGCGCAATCATCGGCGGCTAGCCGACGGCCGGCTCGACGACACGGTGCTGTACAGCATCACCGATCAGGAATGGCCGGCGCTCAAGGCGCAAATGACAGCCGGCTGA
- a CDS encoding hybrid sensor histidine kinase/response regulator → MTLSGGLIALVALIYMTILFAIAFYGDRKRESSMSPRLRAWVYSLSLAVYCTSWTFFGAVGQAAEQLWAFLPIYLGPILLLLFAPHVIQKMIVISKQENITSIADFIAARYGKSQLLAVVVTLFCLVGVVPYIALQLKGIVLGVNLLIGTNIDATGTGTGDTALIVSIALALFTILFGTRNLDVTEHHRGMVLAIAFESLVKLLAFLAVGVFVTFGLFNGFGDLFNHAHDSAELADYWAETVNWPSMLVQTAVAMMAIVCLPRQFHVAVVENIEPRDFRLARWVFPIYLILAAVFVVPIALAGQVLLPAGISPDSFVISLPLAEAHPGLALLAFIGGASAATGMVIVASVALSTMVSNDMLLPWLLRRQETEQPFEAFRHWMLSVRRISIVAILLLAYVSYRLLGPNASLATIGQIAFAAITQLAPAMVGALYWKQANRRGVFAGLAAGAAIWFYTLILPLLGWPLEMFPGLVWMYSGSIGFDISPLTLGVTLSLMGNATLFFWVSILTQTRVAEHWQAGRFIGQEVTSPSSNRRLLAVQVEDLLTLASRFVGAERAESSFQRFARRHGQDFSRRQQADGQWIAHTERLLAGVLGASSTRAVVKAALEGRDMQVDDVVRIVGEASEVLQFNRALLQGAIENITQGISVVDQSLRLVAWNHRYLELFEYPDGLVYIGRPIADIIRYNAERGLCGPGDPDTHVAKRLYWMRQGRAHTSERLFPNGRVVELIGNPMPGGGFVMSFSDITAYREAERALKDANEGLEQRVSERTQELSQLNQALIEAKSTAEAANQSKTRFLAAVSHDLMQPLNAARLFSAALSHQQNALPEEAQELVRHLDSSLRSAEDLITDLLDISRLEGGRIMPDRNAFPLASLFDTLTTEFTVLAREQGVDFRVHGSRLRIDSDIRLLRRVLQNFLTNAFRYAKGRVVLGVRRQGKHLRLEVWDRGPGIPKDKLKVIFEEFKRLDSHQTRAEKGLGLGLAIADGLCQVLHHPLEVRSWPGVGSVFSVTVPIAQNAKPRQVKGPRDVQHTALTGTQVLCIDNEDSILIGMNSLLTRWGCQVWTARDRAECESLLAEDVRPQLVLVDYHLDHGQTGTELMAWLRTRLGEPIPGVVISADARPELVAEIHASGLDFLAKPVKPAALRALMSRHLTLN, encoded by the coding sequence ATGACCCTGTCTGGCGGGCTGATCGCACTGGTCGCCCTCATCTACATGACCATTCTGTTCGCCATCGCCTTCTACGGCGATCGCAAGCGCGAGTCGTCGATGTCGCCGCGTCTGCGCGCCTGGGTCTACAGCCTCTCGCTGGCGGTGTACTGCACCAGCTGGACCTTCTTTGGCGCAGTCGGCCAGGCCGCCGAGCAGCTGTGGGCGTTTCTGCCGATCTACCTGGGCCCGATCCTGCTGCTGCTGTTCGCCCCTCACGTGATCCAGAAGATGATCGTGATCAGCAAGCAGGAGAACATCACCTCGATCGCCGATTTCATCGCCGCCCGCTACGGCAAGTCGCAGCTGCTGGCCGTCGTCGTCACGCTGTTCTGCCTGGTCGGCGTGGTGCCCTACATTGCGCTGCAGCTCAAAGGCATCGTGCTCGGCGTCAACCTGCTGATCGGCACCAACATCGATGCCACCGGCACCGGTACCGGCGACACGGCGCTGATCGTTTCCATCGCGCTGGCGCTGTTCACCATCCTCTTCGGCACGCGCAACCTGGACGTCACCGAGCATCACCGCGGCATGGTGCTGGCGATTGCCTTCGAATCGCTGGTCAAGCTGCTGGCGTTCCTGGCGGTCGGCGTCTTCGTCACCTTCGGCCTGTTCAACGGCTTCGGCGACCTGTTCAACCACGCCCACGACTCGGCCGAGCTGGCCGATTACTGGGCCGAGACGGTCAACTGGCCGTCGATGCTGGTGCAGACCGCCGTGGCCATGATGGCCATCGTCTGCCTGCCGCGGCAGTTTCACGTCGCGGTGGTGGAGAACATCGAGCCGCGCGACTTCCGACTGGCGCGCTGGGTGTTTCCCATCTATCTGATACTGGCAGCGGTGTTCGTCGTGCCGATCGCCCTGGCCGGACAGGTGCTGCTGCCCGCCGGCATCTCGCCGGATTCCTTCGTCATCAGTCTGCCGCTGGCCGAGGCGCATCCCGGGCTTGCCCTGCTGGCCTTCATCGGTGGCGCCTCGGCCGCCACCGGCATGGTGATCGTCGCCAGCGTGGCCCTGTCGACGATGGTCTCCAACGACATGCTGCTGCCCTGGCTGCTGCGCCGCCAGGAAACCGAACAGCCGTTCGAGGCCTTCCGTCATTGGATGCTGTCGGTGCGTCGCATCAGCATCGTCGCCATCCTGCTGCTGGCTTACGTCAGCTATCGCCTGCTCGGCCCCAACGCCAGCCTCGCCACCATCGGCCAGATCGCCTTCGCCGCCATCACCCAGCTGGCACCGGCGATGGTCGGCGCGCTGTACTGGAAGCAGGCCAACCGTCGCGGCGTGTTCGCCGGCCTCGCCGCGGGCGCGGCGATCTGGTTCTACACGCTGATCCTGCCGCTGCTCGGCTGGCCGCTGGAGATGTTTCCGGGGCTGGTGTGGATGTACAGCGGCTCCATCGGCTTCGACATCAGCCCGCTGACGCTGGGCGTCACGCTGTCGCTGATGGGTAACGCCACCCTGTTCTTCTGGGTCTCGATCCTCACCCAGACCCGCGTCGCCGAGCACTGGCAGGCGGGGCGCTTCATCGGCCAGGAGGTCACCTCGCCGAGCAGCAACCGGCGCCTGCTCGCCGTGCAGGTCGAGGACCTGCTGACGCTCGCCTCGCGCTTCGTCGGCGCTGAACGTGCCGAAAGCAGCTTTCAGCGCTTCGCCCGGCGTCATGGCCAGGACTTCTCGCGCCGCCAGCAGGCCGACGGCCAGTGGATCGCGCACACCGAGCGGCTGCTCGCCGGCGTGCTCGGCGCCTCCTCCACCCGCGCGGTGGTCAAAGCCGCGCTGGAAGGCCGCGACATGCAGGTCGACGACGTGGTGCGCATCGTCGGCGAAGCCTCGGAAGTGCTGCAGTTCAACCGCGCGCTGCTGCAGGGCGCGATCGAGAACATCACCCAGGGCATCAGCGTGGTCGACCAGTCGCTGCGACTGGTGGCCTGGAACCACCGCTACCTCGAGCTGTTCGAGTATCCGGACGGACTGGTGTACATCGGCCGGCCCATCGCCGACATCATCCGCTACAACGCCGAACGCGGCCTGTGCGGCCCGGGCGACCCCGACACCCATGTCGCCAAGCGCCTGTACTGGATGCGTCAGGGCCGCGCGCATACCTCCGAACGGCTGTTCCCCAACGGCCGGGTGGTCGAACTGATCGGCAACCCGATGCCCGGCGGCGGTTTCGTCATGAGCTTCTCGGACATCACCGCCTACCGCGAGGCCGAGCGCGCGCTGAAGGACGCCAACGAGGGTCTGGAACAGCGCGTCAGCGAGCGCACGCAGGAGCTGTCGCAGCTCAACCAGGCGCTGATCGAGGCCAAGAGCACCGCGGAGGCGGCCAACCAGTCGAAGACGCGCTTCCTCGCCGCCGTCAGCCACGACCTGATGCAGCCGCTCAACGCCGCGCGACTGTTCTCCGCTGCCCTCTCCCACCAGCAGAACGCCCTGCCGGAAGAGGCTCAGGAGCTGGTGCGCCACCTCGACAGCTCGCTGCGCTCGGCCGAGGACCTGATCACCGACCTGCTGGACATCTCGCGTCTGGAAGGCGGGCGAATCATGCCGGACCGCAACGCGTTCCCACTCGCCTCGCTGTTCGACACGCTGACCACCGAATTCACGGTGCTGGCGCGCGAACAGGGCGTGGATTTCCGTGTACACGGGAGCCGGCTGCGCATCGACAGCGACATCCGCCTGCTGCGCCGGGTGTTGCAGAACTTCCTGACCAACGCCTTCCGCTACGCCAAGGGCCGCGTGGTGCTCGGCGTGCGTCGCCAGGGCAAGCACCTGCGTCTGGAGGTATGGGATCGCGGCCCGGGCATTCCGAAAGACAAACTGAAGGTGATCTTCGAGGAGTTCAAGCGTCTGGACAGCCACCAGACCCGCGCCGAGAAAGGCCTGGGCCTGGGGCTGGCGATCGCCGACGGCCTGTGCCAGGTACTGCACCATCCGCTGGAGGTCCGCTCCTGGCCGGGCGTGGGCAGCGTGTTCAGCGTGACCGTGCCGATCGCCCAGAACGCCAAGCCACGCCAGGTGAAAGGACCTCGCGACGTCCAGCACACCGCGCTGACCGGCACCCAGGTGTTGTGCATCGACAACGAGGACAGCATCCTGATCGGCATGAACAGCCTGCTGACGCGCTGGGGCTGCCAGGTCTGGACCGCGCGTGACCGCGCCGAATGCGAAAGCCTGCTGGCAGAGGATGTGCGTCCGCAGCTGGTGCTGGTCGACTATCACCTCGATCACGGCCAGACCGGCACCGAGCTGATGGCCTGGCTGCGCACCCGCCTCGGCGAGCCGATACCGGGCGTGGTGATCAGCGCCGACGCACGCCCCGAACTGGTGGCGGAAATCCACGCCAGCGGCCTGGATTTCCTCGCCAAACCGGTGAAGCCCGCTGCCCTGCGTGCGCTGATGAGCCGTCACCTCACGCTTAACTGA